A part of Camelus ferus isolate YT-003-E chromosome 6, BCGSAC_Cfer_1.0, whole genome shotgun sequence genomic DNA contains:
- the DNAL1 gene encoding dynein light chain 1, axonemal, whose product MAKATTIKEALARWEEKTSQKPSEAREIKLYAQIPPIEKMDASLSTLSNCEKLSLSTNCIEKIANLNGLKNLRILSLGRNNIKNLNGLEAVGDTLEELWISYNFIEKLKGIHVMKKLKILYMSNNLVKDWAEFVKLAELPCLEDLVFVGNPLEEKHSAEGNWIEEATKRVPKLKKLDGTPVIKEDEEEDN is encoded by the exons gcaaaAGCAACAACAATCAAAGAAGCCCTAGCCAGATGG GAAGAGAAAACCAGTCAGAAGCCATCCGAAGCCAGAGAGATAAAGCTGTATGCCCAGATTCCCCCTATAGAGAAGATGGATGCGTCCTTGTCCACACTTTCTAATTGCGA gaagctTTCACTGTCTACAAACTGCATTGAAAAAATTGCAAATCTGAATGGCCTAA AAAACTTGAGGATATTGTCTTTAGGAAGAAACAACATAAAGAACTTAAATGGACTG gaaGCAGTAGGAGACACGTTAGAAGAACTGTGGATCTCCTACAATTTTATTGAGAAGTTGAAAGGGATCCAtgtaatgaagaaactgaagattcTGTACATGTCTAATAATCTGGTGAAAGACTGGG CTGAATTTGTGAAGCTGGCAGAGCTGCCATGCCTGGAAGACCTGGTGTTTGTAGGCAATCCCTTGGAAGAGAAACATTCTGCTGAGGGGAACTGGATTGAAGAGGCTACCAAGAGAGTGCCCAAACTGAAAAAGCTAGATG gtacTCCAGTAATtaaagaggatgaggaagaagataACTAA